One window from the genome of Faecalibacterium sp. HTF-F encodes:
- a CDS encoding alanine/glycine:cation symporter family protein, which yields MLDTITSINSAVNGVVWGPIGLALLFGTGLVMTVRTGGFQFGHVGHWMKNTIGAIFTNKKVTAHTNKEDMAISQFQSLCTALAATIGTGNIVGVATAIISGGPGAIFWMWVMAILGMMTNYSENVLGIFYRRKNEKGEWSGGAMYYLADGLGAKKGCRALGRVLAVLFSCFCVLASFGIGNMSQINSIAGNMSSAFNIPNVVTGVALVLLSALVILGGLKRVAAVTEKIVPVMAIMYIVGALIVVGAHFTAIPAAFAAIFKGAFALPAAGGGILGYGISQAITWGFKRGAFSNEAGLGSSVMVHSSSNVREPVQQGMWGIFEVFADTIVVCTLTALVVLTTGFVDLETGHMLSDVQGSALVGQAFSTVFGHYGPKFVAVSILLFAYSTVLGWSHYGTKAFEYLFGTKASVGYKVVFVGMVMVGATMKLGLAWDLSDTFNGLMMLPNLIGVLALSGTVAKITKNYIERQLCGRNIAPMWSAFEIYQKEEEAQEAAEVQLDKAANE from the coding sequence ATGCTGGATACCATCACAAGCATCAACAGCGCGGTCAATGGAGTGGTCTGGGGGCCGATCGGTCTGGCGCTGCTGTTCGGCACCGGTCTGGTCATGACGGTGCGGACAGGCGGATTTCAGTTCGGGCACGTTGGCCACTGGATGAAAAACACCATTGGAGCCATCTTTACCAACAAAAAGGTAACGGCCCATACGAACAAAGAGGATATGGCCATCAGCCAGTTCCAAAGCCTTTGTACGGCGCTTGCGGCCACCATTGGTACGGGCAACATCGTGGGTGTTGCCACGGCGATCATCAGCGGCGGCCCGGGTGCCATCTTCTGGATGTGGGTCATGGCGATCCTCGGCATGATGACCAACTACTCCGAGAATGTTCTGGGTATTTTCTACCGCCGTAAGAACGAAAAGGGCGAGTGGTCCGGCGGTGCCATGTATTATCTGGCTGACGGTCTGGGGGCCAAGAAGGGCTGCAGGGCTCTGGGCCGGGTGCTGGCGGTCCTGTTCTCCTGCTTCTGCGTGCTGGCATCTTTCGGCATTGGCAACATGAGCCAGATCAACTCCATTGCAGGCAATATGAGCTCTGCGTTCAACATCCCGAACGTGGTCACAGGCGTTGCGCTGGTGCTTCTGTCCGCTCTGGTCATTCTGGGCGGTCTGAAGCGTGTGGCGGCTGTCACAGAGAAGATCGTCCCCGTTATGGCGATCATGTACATTGTAGGCGCGCTGATCGTGGTGGGTGCACATTTCACGGCGATCCCTGCCGCATTTGCAGCCATCTTCAAGGGTGCGTTTGCACTGCCTGCAGCGGGCGGCGGTATTCTGGGCTACGGCATCTCGCAGGCCATCACATGGGGCTTCAAGCGCGGCGCATTCTCCAACGAAGCGGGCCTTGGCTCATCGGTCATGGTGCACTCGTCCTCCAATGTCCGGGAACCGGTGCAGCAGGGCATGTGGGGCATCTTTGAGGTCTTTGCTGACACCATCGTGGTCTGTACGCTTACGGCGCTGGTGGTGCTGACCACTGGCTTTGTGGATCTGGAAACCGGACACATGCTCTCCGATGTGCAGGGCAGTGCACTGGTGGGGCAGGCATTCTCCACCGTGTTCGGGCACTACGGGCCCAAGTTCGTTGCAGTATCCATCCTGCTGTTTGCCTACTCCACTGTGCTGGGCTGGAGCCACTACGGCACCAAGGCCTTTGAGTATCTCTTTGGCACGAAGGCCAGCGTTGGCTACAAGGTCGTGTTCGTGGGCATGGTGATGGTAGGTGCCACCATGAAGCTGGGCCTTGCATGGGACCTGTCCGATACCTTCAATGGTCTGATGATGCTGCCGAACCTGATCGGTGTGCTGGCACTGTCCGGCACGGTGGCAAAGATCACGAAGAACTACATTGAGCGCCAGCTCTGCGGCAGGAACATTGCCCCCATGTGGTCGGCATTTGAAATCTATCAGAAGGAAGAAGAGGCGCAAGAAGCTGCAGAGGTGCAGCTGGATAAGGCTGCAAATGAATAA
- a CDS encoding mechanosensitive ion channel family protein has product MIFSIRDLSFELGSLLLEGWLALAARAVCALLILLAAWLVRRWLNKKGIPALLARSWYFTGTPILLRSFSTPILRMCSVIGVYLAAASLPWAISGIPKLLLLCFRLAMTLLVCEGLHAASDLADLLLASCSPEIRSNKTLRSLLDTTYKVLVIVLCVAALAQEVGFPIGSIVAGAGLVGLTISLAAQESASNLFSGIVILLDKPFSVGDWITVGSVEGEVIDINFRSTRIRSLDKTINIVTNSQICASTVKNAALRTMRPYKFNLGVTYNTTRPKLEKLMKDLQAMLDASPYTNKGTNIVQLANFGDSSINILVSAYLVTNVYAEFLQMQNDLNLNIMDIMQADGVDFAFPSTSVYIEKNS; this is encoded by the coding sequence ATGATTTTCTCGATCCGTGATCTCTCGTTTGAACTTGGCTCGCTGCTTCTGGAAGGCTGGCTGGCGCTGGCTGCGCGTGCGGTGTGCGCCCTGCTCATCCTGCTGGCCGCATGGCTCGTGCGCCGCTGGCTGAACAAAAAGGGCATTCCGGCGCTGCTTGCCCGCAGCTGGTATTTTACCGGCACGCCCATCCTGCTGCGCAGTTTTTCCACCCCCATCCTGCGCATGTGCAGCGTCATTGGTGTGTATCTGGCCGCCGCTTCCCTGCCATGGGCCATTTCCGGCATTCCAAAGCTGCTGCTGCTCTGTTTCCGTCTCGCCATGACCCTTCTGGTCTGCGAAGGGCTGCATGCCGCATCCGATCTGGCCGACCTGCTGCTGGCTTCCTGCAGCCCGGAGATCCGCTCCAACAAAACGCTGCGCTCTCTGCTGGATACCACCTACAAGGTGCTGGTCATCGTGCTGTGCGTGGCTGCGTTGGCGCAGGAGGTGGGCTTTCCCATCGGCAGCATCGTAGCCGGTGCCGGGCTTGTCGGCCTGACCATTTCGCTGGCTGCACAGGAAAGCGCCAGCAACCTGTTTTCCGGCATCGTCATCCTGCTGGATAAGCCCTTCTCGGTGGGTGACTGGATCACCGTGGGCAGTGTGGAGGGCGAAGTGATCGACATCAATTTCCGCTCCACCCGCATCCGCTCTCTGGATAAGACCATCAATATCGTCACCAACAGCCAGATCTGTGCTTCCACGGTAAAGAACGCGGCCCTGCGCACCATGCGTCCCTATAAATTCAACCTTGGCGTCACCTACAATACTACCCGTCCCAAGCTGGAAAAGCTGATGAAAGACCTGCAGGCCATGCTGGATGCCAGCCCGTATACCAACAAGGGCACCAACATCGTGCAGCTGGCAAACTTTGGGGATTCCAGCATCAACATTCTGGTCTCCGCCTATCTGGTGACCAATGTCTACGCCGAGTTCCTGCAGATGCAGAACGACCTGAACCTGAACATCATGGATATCATGCAGGCTGACGGTGTGGATTTTGCCTTTCCCTCCACCAGCGTGTACATTGAAAAAAATTCCTGA
- a CDS encoding ECF transporter S component, which translates to MKKNTTHNLTVAAMLSAVAFILMFIEFPIPMLIPSFVKMDFSDLPALLGAFALGPVYGVVISFMKNLLHIVIKGTSTACVGELCNFMLGAVFSAVAGVVYKHHKSRKTAIIGAIAGAAAMAVFSVPSNYFITYPAYVTFYHMPLEAILGMYQAILPSADSLIKCLVIFNMPFTLVKGLLDAALCLLIYKPLSPILHGRK; encoded by the coding sequence ATGAAAAAGAACACGACCCACAATCTTACCGTTGCCGCCATGCTCAGCGCGGTGGCCTTTATCCTGATGTTCATTGAGTTTCCCATCCCGATGCTCATCCCGTCCTTCGTCAAGATGGACTTCTCCGACCTGCCCGCTCTGCTGGGCGCATTCGCACTTGGCCCGGTGTACGGCGTGGTCATCAGCTTTATGAAGAACCTGCTGCACATCGTCATCAAGGGCACCTCCACCGCGTGTGTGGGTGAGCTGTGCAACTTTATGCTGGGTGCGGTTTTCTCCGCTGTGGCAGGCGTTGTCTATAAGCACCACAAGAGCCGCAAGACCGCCATCATTGGTGCTATTGCAGGCGCTGCAGCCATGGCTGTGTTCAGCGTACCGTCCAACTACTTTATTACTTATCCGGCCTATGTCACCTTCTACCATATGCCGCTGGAGGCGATCCTTGGCATGTATCAGGCGATCCTGCCCTCCGCAGACAGCCTCATCAAGTGTCTGGTCATCTTTAACATGCCCTTTACGCTGGTCAAGGGCCTGCTGGACGCAGCACTGTGCCTGCTGATCTACAAGCCGCTGTCTCCCATCCTGCACGGCAGAAAGTAA
- a CDS encoding MATE family efflux transporter — protein sequence MTISLEQLSAQMRRGEQVPLRHTMQVVLTLSIPSILQQIVVTAVEYIDAAMVGHIGASATASIGIVSSSTWLMHGMLAGLYMSFAIQVAQYLGADRQADARGVLRQSMIFNLAVGLAAAAFGIGISRFLPGWLGADPSLRADASAYFAIWSASLPFLMVMGTYSSMLRSCGDALTPGLISVLTCVLDVIFNFFFINPTRQMTVLGRTMTVWGLGWGVPGAALGTAFATAISGTLTLALLLLRDGPLCIRKPGSWQITRACLQNLWKVGTPLAAERAALSSAQVLLIRIVSGLGTTAIAANSLGVSAESLCYMAGYGIQDAALALVGQAVGANRRDMSRRFAWLCTCMGIGIMALTGAGMYLFAPNLMGIFTADTAVIALGAQVLRIEALAEPMFGASIVASGAMQGAGDSAGCFVLNLVSMWGIRLTLATLLAPRFELVGVWFAMSFELTMRGVLFLVRLARGRWLDKGALA from the coding sequence ATGACCATTTCCCTTGAGCAGCTCTCGGCACAGATGCGCCGGGGCGAACAGGTACCGCTGCGGCACACCATGCAGGTGGTGCTGACTCTGAGCATTCCGTCCATCCTGCAGCAGATCGTGGTAACAGCGGTGGAATACATCGACGCGGCCATGGTAGGCCACATCGGTGCATCGGCTACAGCCTCCATCGGCATCGTCAGCTCCAGCACCTGGCTCATGCATGGGATGCTGGCCGGTCTGTACATGTCCTTTGCCATTCAGGTGGCGCAGTATCTGGGGGCCGACCGGCAGGCAGACGCCCGCGGTGTGCTGCGCCAGTCTATGATCTTCAACCTTGCAGTGGGCCTTGCGGCAGCCGCCTTTGGCATCGGCATCAGCCGGTTTCTGCCCGGATGGCTGGGGGCAGACCCGTCCCTGCGGGCGGATGCATCGGCTTATTTTGCCATCTGGTCCGCTTCCCTGCCCTTTTTGATGGTCATGGGCACCTATTCCTCTATGCTGCGTTCCTGCGGCGACGCCCTGACGCCGGGCCTGATCAGCGTATTGACCTGCGTGCTGGATGTGATCTTCAACTTCTTCTTCATCAACCCCACCCGGCAGATGACGGTGCTGGGCCGCACCATGACCGTATGGGGTCTCGGCTGGGGCGTGCCGGGCGCGGCGCTGGGCACCGCCTTTGCCACTGCCATCAGCGGCACGCTGACGCTGGCACTGCTGCTGCTCCGCGATGGCCCGCTGTGCATCCGCAAGCCCGGCTCCTGGCAGATCACCAGAGCCTGCCTGCAGAACCTCTGGAAGGTGGGCACACCGCTGGCCGCCGAACGCGCGGCCCTTTCCTCCGCACAGGTCCTGCTCATCCGCATCGTGTCCGGCCTTGGCACCACTGCCATTGCTGCCAATAGTCTGGGCGTAAGCGCCGAAAGCCTGTGCTATATGGCAGGCTACGGCATTCAGGATGCCGCCCTTGCACTGGTCGGTCAGGCTGTAGGCGCAAACCGCCGGGATATGTCCAGACGTTTTGCATGGCTGTGCACCTGCATGGGCATAGGCATCATGGCTCTGACCGGTGCAGGCATGTATCTGTTTGCGCCCAATCTGATGGGCATCTTCACCGCAGACACCGCAGTCATTGCACTGGGTGCGCAGGTGCTGCGGATCGAAGCTCTGGCCGAGCCCATGTTCGGAGCCAGCATCGTTGCCAGCGGGGCCATGCAGGGCGCCGGCGACAGTGCCGGCTGCTTTGTGCTGAACCTCGTCAGCATGTGGGGCATCCGGCTCACCCTTGCCACCCTGCTGGCCCCGCGTTTTGAGCTGGTGGGCGTGTGGTTTGCCATGAGCTTTGAGCTGACCATGCGCGGCGTGCTGTTCCTTGTGCGGCTGGCACGCGGCAGATGGCTGGACAAGGGCGCACTGGCCTGA
- a CDS encoding phospho-N-acetylmuramoyl-pentapeptide-transferase: MIELLLSVVGQRGVDALAFLLAFALTALMDSVFHDRLPHDHGREFAVNGALSKGKARGSGLIFVLCIALVSMAFLPFKVEYVIYTVLLIASMLSGYFDDAAETAWNEYKKGLIDFVIAIVAGATYLNFNGCGVHFLQWSFTLPYAVYLLLIVILIWASINVVNCTDGVDGLSASVAVVTIGTYLLAYKTELAEYGTAGVVFMGALLAYLWSNAKPSSLLMGDAGSRAMGFFIAMLSLKCGHPFAFLLAAIVFIVDGSLGIIKISLKRFLHISILKNTRTPLHDHVRKNKGWSDEQVVARWLILQCVASALLLLLVRG; this comes from the coding sequence ATGATCGAACTGCTGCTTTCGGTCGTGGGACAGCGCGGCGTGGATGCTCTGGCATTTCTGCTGGCATTTGCTCTCACGGCTCTGATGGATTCCGTTTTTCATGACAGGCTCCCCCATGACCATGGCCGCGAGTTTGCGGTGAATGGTGCACTTTCCAAGGGCAAGGCCCGCGGTTCCGGCCTGATCTTCGTGCTGTGCATCGCGCTGGTGTCGATGGCCTTCCTGCCCTTCAAGGTGGAGTATGTCATCTATACCGTGCTGCTTATTGCGTCCATGCTGTCCGGTTACTTTGACGATGCGGCAGAGACCGCATGGAATGAGTACAAAAAAGGCCTGATCGATTTTGTGATCGCCATTGTAGCCGGTGCCACTTACCTGAACTTCAACGGCTGCGGCGTGCACTTTTTGCAGTGGAGTTTCACCCTGCCGTATGCAGTGTACCTGCTGCTCATCGTCATTCTGATCTGGGCCAGCATCAATGTGGTCAACTGCACCGACGGCGTGGACGGTCTGTCTGCCAGCGTGGCAGTCGTGACCATCGGCACCTACCTGCTGGCCTATAAAACAGAGCTGGCCGAGTACGGCACTGCAGGCGTTGTGTTCATGGGTGCACTGCTGGCCTATCTGTGGTCCAACGCAAAACCTTCCAGCCTGCTGATGGGCGACGCCGGAAGCCGCGCCATGGGCTTTTTCATTGCAATGCTGTCGCTCAAGTGCGGCCACCCCTTTGCCTTCCTGCTGGCTGCCATCGTGTTCATCGTGGATGGAAGTCTGGGCATTATCAAGATCAGCCTGAAGCGCTTCCTGCATATTTCGATCCTCAAGAACACCCGCACCCCGCTGCACGACCATGTGCGCAAAAACAAGGGTTGGAGCGACGAACAGGTGGTGGCCCGCTGGCTGATCCTGCAGTGCGTGGCGTCGGCCTTGCTGCTGCTCCTTGTCCGCGGCTAA
- a CDS encoding bifunctional 5,10-methylenetetrahydrofolate dehydrogenase/5,10-methenyltetrahydrofolate cyclohydrolase: protein MATILKGAPVVAAMNERNAALCEQLKAKGVVPTLAVVRVGEREDDLSYERGVIARCGKVGVEVKQFLLPADASQDELLKVIAEINAEDAIHGCLLFRPLPKQFDDRTVRAALAPEKDIDGITDGSLAGVFTNTDLGYAPCTAQACLEILKYYNIPLSGRRAVVVGRSLVVGKPAAMMLDRENATVTICNSRTRDLPALCREADVVVVAMGKMGAVGADCLREGQTVVDVGIHVNEEGRLCGDVKFAEAEPIVDAITPVPGGVGTVTTSVLVGHVVQAAAKKAGL from the coding sequence ATGGCAACGATTTTAAAAGGTGCGCCGGTTGTGGCCGCCATGAACGAGCGCAACGCCGCATTGTGCGAGCAGCTCAAAGCAAAAGGCGTCGTGCCCACGCTGGCCGTAGTTCGTGTGGGCGAACGGGAGGACGACCTCTCCTACGAGCGCGGCGTGATCGCCCGCTGCGGCAAGGTCGGCGTGGAGGTAAAGCAGTTTCTGCTGCCTGCCGATGCCTCTCAGGACGAGCTGCTGAAGGTGATCGCAGAGATCAACGCAGAGGATGCCATCCATGGCTGTCTGCTGTTCCGTCCTCTGCCCAAACAGTTTGACGACCGCACTGTGCGTGCGGCTCTGGCTCCGGAAAAGGACATTGACGGCATCACAGACGGATCGCTGGCCGGAGTATTCACCAATACCGACCTCGGCTACGCTCCCTGCACTGCACAGGCCTGCCTTGAGATCCTGAAGTATTACAACATTCCGCTTTCCGGCAGGCGTGCTGTCGTAGTGGGACGCAGCCTTGTGGTGGGCAAGCCCGCCGCCATGATGCTGGATCGTGAGAACGCCACTGTGACCATCTGCAATTCCCGCACCCGGGATCTTCCCGCCCTGTGCAGAGAAGCCGATGTGGTCGTGGTCGCCATGGGCAAAATGGGTGCCGTGGGTGCCGACTGCCTGCGGGAGGGCCAGACCGTGGTGGATGTGGGCATCCATGTGAACGAAGAGGGCAGGCTGTGCGGTGACGTGAAATTTGCCGAGGCTGAACCCATCGTGGATGCCATTACCCCTGTGCCCGGCGGCGTTGGCACTGTGACCACCTCGGTGCTGGTAGGCCACGTGGTGCAGGCCGCAGCGAAAAAGGCCGGGCTGTAA
- a CDS encoding cyclodeaminase/cyclohydrolase family protein, whose product MEMMKRSCEQFLAELAGKAPTPGGGGTAALVGAAGVALGSMVGSLTIGKKKYAAAEADIQALNARSDILRKELEALVQADAEAFAPLAAAYGLPKDTPEQAAHKAAVLESALDAACAVPLQIMEKCAEGIVLVEEYAAKGSVLAVSDAGCAAALCKAALQAASLNVFINTKLMTDRAHAAELDAKADKLLGEFVPKADAVFASVTEKLRMR is encoded by the coding sequence ATGGAAATGATGAAGCGGAGCTGTGAGCAGTTTCTGGCAGAACTGGCCGGCAAAGCGCCCACGCCGGGCGGCGGCGGCACAGCGGCACTGGTGGGTGCCGCCGGTGTAGCACTGGGCAGCATGGTGGGCAGCCTGACCATCGGCAAAAAGAAATATGCTGCTGCGGAAGCGGACATTCAGGCCCTGAATGCCCGGTCTGACATCCTGCGCAAAGAGCTGGAAGCTCTGGTGCAGGCCGACGCGGAGGCCTTTGCGCCGCTGGCCGCAGCCTATGGCCTGCCAAAGGACACGCCGGAACAGGCCGCACACAAAGCCGCCGTGCTGGAAAGCGCACTGGACGCCGCCTGTGCGGTGCCGCTGCAGATCATGGAAAAATGCGCCGAGGGCATTGTGCTGGTGGAAGAATACGCCGCCAAGGGCAGCGTGCTGGCCGTCTCGGACGCAGGCTGCGCAGCCGCTCTGTGCAAGGCAGCCTTGCAGGCCGCAAGCCTGAATGTGTTCATCAACACAAAGCTGATGACAGACCGTGCACACGCTGCGGAACTGGATGCCAAGGCGGATAAATTGCTGGGTGAATTTGTACCGAAAGCAGATGCCGTGTTTGCATCGGTGACGGAGAAATTACGGATGCGGTGA
- a CDS encoding 5-formyltetrahydrofolate cyclo-ligase — MTVSEQKQAQRRAGRAARRALSAQARAAANAALCANLWRLDAVQNAQTILLYAASGSEADLSAFAEKAQAQGKTLAYPVCGEAYSLTAAVPGPDGWEVGQYGIRTPILSRSEILLPEALDLVLVPCTAFDADCFRVGMGKGYYDRFLPRCTHAGKIGIAFEAQRVTHAAVDGHDQRLDAYVTERGIYQWK, encoded by the coding sequence GTGACGGTCAGTGAACAAAAGCAGGCACAGCGCCGGGCAGGCCGTGCCGCACGCAGGGCGCTTTCTGCTCAGGCACGCGCCGCAGCAAATGCAGCCCTGTGTGCGAACCTCTGGCGGCTGGATGCCGTACAGAATGCGCAGACCATCCTGCTGTACGCGGCGTCTGGTTCCGAAGCCGACCTTTCTGCCTTTGCGGAAAAGGCGCAGGCGCAAGGCAAAACGCTGGCCTATCCGGTATGCGGCGAGGCGTATTCCCTTACCGCCGCTGTGCCCGGCCCGGACGGCTGGGAGGTGGGGCAGTACGGCATCCGCACCCCCATCCTGAGCCGGTCGGAGATCCTGCTGCCGGAAGCGCTGGATCTGGTCCTTGTGCCCTGCACGGCTTTTGATGCAGACTGCTTCCGGGTCGGCATGGGCAAGGGTTATTACGACCGCTTTCTTCCCCGCTGCACCCATGCGGGAAAGATCGGCATTGCATTTGAAGCGCAGCGGGTCACCCATGCCGCCGTGGACGGGCATGACCAGCGGCTGGACGCCTATGTAACAGAGAGAGGTATTTACCAATGGAAATGA
- the glyA gene encoding serine hydroxymethyltransferase: protein MYNEMMDTIGLVNTVDPELAAAMDRELNRQRQNIELIASENIVSPAVMAAMGSILTNKYAEGLPGKRYYGGCVYVDEVENIAIERACKLFGAKYANVQPHSGAQANLAVYFALLDLGDTVMGMDLSQGGHLTHGSPVNMSGKNYNFVSYGVNADGVIDYAELEKQVRKVRPKLIVAGASAYPRAIDFEKIAEIAHGYGAYLMVDMAHIAGLVAGGYHQSPVPYADVVTTTTHKTLRGPRGGLILTNNPILAKRINSAVFPGTQGGPLEHVIAAKAVCFGEALKPEFKEYARKIVENAKALADALQARGVKLVSGGTDNHLMLIDLRDEECTGKELEARLDSVHITANKNTVPGETRSPFVTSGVRLGTPAVTTRGMGVAEMKVIADCIADCIWHYDEKKDEISDRVLKLTQDFPLYQ, encoded by the coding sequence ATGTACAATGAAATGATGGACACCATCGGTCTGGTCAATACCGTTGATCCGGAGCTGGCTGCAGCCATGGATCGCGAGCTGAACCGTCAGCGCCAGAACATTGAACTGATCGCCAGCGAGAACATCGTCTCTCCCGCCGTCATGGCCGCAATGGGCAGCATCCTGACCAACAAGTACGCCGAGGGCCTGCCCGGCAAGCGCTACTATGGCGGCTGCGTCTATGTGGACGAGGTGGAAAACATCGCCATTGAGCGTGCCTGCAAACTGTTCGGCGCAAAATATGCCAATGTTCAGCCGCACTCCGGTGCACAGGCCAATCTGGCAGTTTATTTTGCTCTGCTGGATCTGGGCGATACCGTCATGGGCATGGATCTGTCTCAGGGCGGTCATCTGACCCACGGCTCTCCGGTGAACATGTCCGGCAAGAACTATAACTTCGTCTCTTACGGTGTCAACGCCGACGGCGTGATCGATTACGCCGAGCTGGAAAAGCAGGTCAGGAAGGTCCGCCCCAAGCTGATCGTAGCCGGTGCATCCGCCTATCCGCGTGCCATCGACTTTGAAAAGATCGCTGAGATCGCCCACGGCTATGGTGCATATCTGATGGTGGATATGGCCCACATTGCCGGTCTGGTGGCAGGCGGCTATCACCAGAGCCCCGTGCCCTATGCAGATGTTGTGACCACCACCACCCACAAGACCCTGCGCGGCCCCCGCGGCGGCCTGATCCTAACCAACAACCCGATCCTTGCAAAGCGCATCAACTCCGCTGTGTTCCCCGGCACGCAGGGCGGCCCGCTGGAGCATGTCATTGCTGCAAAGGCTGTCTGCTTTGGCGAGGCGCTGAAGCCTGAGTTCAAGGAGTATGCCCGCAAGATCGTAGAAAATGCAAAGGCTCTGGCAGATGCGCTGCAGGCTCGCGGCGTCAAGCTGGTATCCGGCGGCACCGACAACCATCTGATGCTCATTGACCTGCGCGACGAGGAGTGCACCGGCAAGGAACTGGAAGCACGTCTGGACAGTGTGCACATCACCGCCAACAAAAACACCGTTCCCGGCGAGACCCGCAGCCCCTTTGTGACTTCCGGCGTGCGTCTGGGCACTCCGGCTGTCACCACCCGCGGCATGGGCGTGGCCGAAATGAAGGTCATTGCGGACTGCATTGCCGACTGCATTTGGCATTATGACGAAAAGAAGGACGAGATCAGCGACCGTGTGCTGAAGCTGACTCAGGACTTCCCGCTGTATCAGTAA
- a CDS encoding cob(I)yrinic acid a,c-diamide adenosyltransferase has product MERTGLLHLYYGDGKGKTTAAMGLALRALGSGKKVVVLQFLKGGQSGEIPLLEQLGAKIYRGKAGQKFVFQMDEAEKAATRDLQNRNLAAAMTEDADLLVLDEAGSAWELDMVDKALLQKAVLARPAAQECVLTAHAAPQWMLDAADYVTEMKCCRHPYQKGIAARKGIEY; this is encoded by the coding sequence ATGGAGCGTACAGGGCTGTTACATCTATACTACGGCGACGGCAAGGGCAAGACCACCGCTGCCATGGGCCTTGCGCTGCGAGCGCTGGGCAGCGGAAAAAAGGTGGTGGTCCTGCAGTTTCTCAAGGGAGGACAGAGCGGCGAGATCCCGCTGCTGGAGCAGCTGGGCGCAAAGATCTACCGGGGCAAGGCCGGGCAGAAATTTGTGTTCCAGATGGACGAAGCAGAAAAGGCCGCCACCCGCGATCTGCAAAACCGGAACCTTGCTGCTGCTATGACCGAAGACGCTGACCTGCTGGTGCTGGACGAAGCGGGCAGTGCGTGGGAACTGGATATGGTGGATAAGGCCCTGCTGCAAAAAGCTGTGCTGGCCCGGCCTGCAGCACAGGAGTGTGTCCTGACCGCTCATGCCGCTCCGCAGTGGATGCTGGACGCTGCGGACTATGTGACCGAGATGAAGTGCTGCCGCCACCCGTACCAGAAGGGCATCGCGGCCCGGAAGGGCATTGAATACTGA
- a CDS encoding heavy-metal-associated domain-containing protein, whose translation MIETIVKVDGMMCGMCESHVNEAVRKAFPEAKKVTSSQAKGQTVIHSEQPLDEQKLQDAINATGYEVKGVKSAPYEKKGFFSFLKK comes from the coding sequence ATGATTGAAACGATCGTAAAAGTAGATGGTATGATGTGCGGCATGTGCGAGAGCCATGTCAACGAAGCTGTGCGCAAGGCCTTTCCGGAGGCGAAAAAGGTCACATCCTCGCAGGCCAAGGGGCAGACCGTGATCCACTCGGAGCAGCCGCTGGATGAGCAGAAGCTGCAGGATGCCATCAATGCCACCGGTTACGAGGTCAAAGGCGTAAAGAGTGCACCTTACGAGAAAAAAGGCTTTTTCTCGTTCTTGAAAAAATAA